A single genomic interval of Nonomuraea rubra harbors:
- a CDS encoding ferritin-like domain-containing protein — MSREARIDTLGSLREHLQWAIELEHATLPPYLCALYSLDPERNPEAANIVSSVFAEEMLHLALAANLLNAVGGRPLLDSPRMLPPHPRRLPHGDRSLELSLVPFGAEALEMFLRLERPAPPGAAPEDDDYETIGQFYAAIEQGLRHLCDRLGERAVFSGDPARQVHAGHFRHTAGRLVAVHDLKSALAALEEIVEQGEGNSHGEVWDGDKDVFHPERDEVAHYYRFQELKSGRRYRRGDTPESGPTGEPITVDPAGVRPMPPNPRPAEPGSPVRRAQEEFDHTYCAVLHLLERAFNGSPRLLAVATGTMYALKAQALALMEAGAGPVFGYVAPERRGWSTGDERRIVVLRDGPYVVYGGVPLRRKRKIVSSGNDALTWKTGEPLETEDTYALCRCGHSGSKPFCDGTHAVIGFDGTESQVMRPYRELQHVHDGVGISAQRVGELCVHAAFCIGRTRPIAAMLADTADSDVRSNIMGRIDHCPSGSYSYALERGGETIEADLPQAVSVLEEENGLASALWVTGKVPVVRSDGLPLETRNRMTLCRCGHSGNKPLCDGTHREIGFREEPAPATTNPTTKEGTTS, encoded by the coding sequence ATGTCGCGTGAGGCGCGTATCGACACGCTCGGCAGCCTCCGGGAGCACCTGCAGTGGGCGATCGAGCTGGAGCACGCGACACTGCCGCCGTACCTGTGCGCGCTGTACTCGCTGGACCCGGAGCGTAACCCGGAGGCCGCGAACATCGTGAGCAGCGTCTTCGCCGAGGAGATGCTGCACCTGGCCCTGGCCGCCAACCTGCTGAACGCCGTCGGCGGCCGGCCACTGCTGGACTCGCCGCGGATGCTCCCGCCCCATCCGCGGCGCCTGCCTCACGGCGACAGGTCCCTGGAGCTGTCGCTGGTCCCCTTCGGCGCGGAGGCGCTGGAGATGTTCCTGCGCCTGGAACGGCCGGCGCCGCCGGGCGCCGCGCCGGAGGACGACGACTACGAGACGATCGGCCAGTTCTACGCCGCGATCGAGCAGGGGCTGCGCCACCTGTGCGACCGGCTCGGCGAGCGGGCGGTCTTCTCCGGCGACCCGGCCCGCCAGGTGCACGCCGGCCACTTCCGGCACACCGCCGGCCGCCTCGTCGCGGTCCACGACCTGAAGTCGGCGCTGGCGGCGCTGGAGGAGATCGTCGAGCAGGGCGAGGGCAACTCCCACGGCGAGGTCTGGGACGGCGACAAGGACGTCTTCCACCCCGAACGGGACGAGGTCGCCCACTACTACCGGTTCCAGGAGCTCAAGTCCGGCCGGCGCTACCGGCGCGGCGACACCCCGGAGTCAGGGCCCACCGGCGAGCCGATCACGGTCGATCCGGCAGGCGTGCGCCCGATGCCGCCCAACCCGCGCCCGGCCGAGCCCGGCAGCCCGGTCCGCAGGGCCCAGGAGGAGTTCGACCACACCTACTGCGCCGTCCTGCACCTGCTGGAGCGGGCGTTCAACGGCAGCCCGAGGCTGCTCGCGGTCGCCACCGGCACCATGTACGCGCTCAAGGCCCAGGCCCTGGCGCTGATGGAGGCGGGCGCCGGCCCCGTCTTCGGTTACGTGGCGCCGGAACGCCGCGGGTGGAGCACCGGCGACGAGCGGCGCATCGTCGTCCTGCGCGACGGCCCGTACGTCGTGTACGGCGGCGTCCCGCTGCGCCGCAAGCGCAAGATCGTGTCCTCCGGGAACGACGCGCTGACCTGGAAGACCGGCGAGCCGCTGGAGACCGAGGACACCTACGCGCTGTGCCGGTGCGGCCACTCCGGCAGCAAGCCGTTCTGCGACGGGACGCACGCCGTGATCGGGTTCGACGGCACGGAGAGCCAGGTCATGCGCCCGTACCGGGAGCTGCAGCACGTGCACGACGGGGTCGGCATCTCGGCGCAGCGGGTGGGCGAGCTGTGCGTCCACGCCGCCTTCTGCATCGGCCGCACCAGGCCGATCGCCGCCATGCTCGCCGACACCGCCGACAGCGACGTGCGCTCGAACATCATGGGCCGCATCGACCACTGCCCCTCCGGCTCCTACAGCTACGCGCTCGAACGCGGCGGCGAGACGATCGAGGCCGACCTCCCGCAGGCCGTCTCGGTCCTGGAGGAGGAGAACGGGCTGGCGAGCGCGCTGTGGGTCACCGGCAAGGTGCCGGTCGTCCGGTCGGACGGCCTGCCGCTGGAGACCCGCAACCGGATGACGCTGTGCCGCTGCGGCCACTCCGGCAACAAACCGCTGTGCGACGGCACCCACCGGGAGATCGGTTTCCGCGAGGAACCCGCCCCGGCCACCACCAACCCCACCACGAAAGAAGGAACGACATCATGA
- a CDS encoding ferritin-like domain-containing protein, producing the protein MKNLESVDAPGPARIDTLDSLRQHLQWAIELEHATLPPYLCALYSLDPERNPDAVEVVGSVFAEEMLHLALAANLLNAVGGRPRLDMPEMLPAHPRRLPHSPLELSLLPFGPEALEMFLRLEQPAPPGAPPQGDGYETIGQFYDAVEQGLRHLCEQLGERAVFSGDPARQVAGTHFRHTGGALFAVEDLESALGALEEIVEQGEGTARGEVWDGDQDIFHPERDEVAHYFRLMELKLGRRYQRGDTPKSGPTGERISVNLSAVRPMRPNPRLSDHAPGSAVRTAQEEFNRTYCTLLNQLEQAFDGDPKLLGAAVGTMYALKGQAAALMQLPDGDGTVAGPTFDYVPPDSRS; encoded by the coding sequence ATGAAGAACCTCGAGAGCGTCGACGCTCCCGGGCCCGCCCGGATCGACACCCTCGACAGCCTCCGCCAGCACCTGCAGTGGGCGATCGAGCTGGAGCACGCGACGCTGCCGCCGTACCTGTGCGCGCTGTACTCGCTGGACCCGGAGCGCAACCCCGACGCCGTGGAGGTGGTGGGCAGCGTCTTCGCCGAGGAGATGCTGCACCTGGCCCTGGCCGCGAACCTGCTCAACGCCGTGGGCGGGCGGCCACGCCTGGACATGCCGGAGATGCTGCCGGCCCATCCCCGGCGGCTGCCGCACAGCCCTCTGGAGCTGTCGCTGCTCCCGTTCGGCCCCGAGGCGCTGGAGATGTTCCTGCGCCTGGAACAGCCGGCGCCTCCCGGCGCACCGCCGCAAGGCGACGGCTACGAGACCATCGGCCAGTTCTACGACGCCGTCGAGCAGGGGCTGCGCCACCTGTGCGAGCAGCTCGGCGAGCGGGCGGTCTTCTCCGGCGACCCCGCCCGCCAGGTGGCCGGCACCCACTTCCGGCACACCGGGGGCGCGCTGTTCGCGGTGGAGGACCTGGAGTCCGCGCTGGGAGCGCTGGAGGAGATCGTCGAGCAGGGCGAGGGCACGGCCAGGGGCGAGGTCTGGGACGGCGACCAGGACATCTTCCACCCAGAACGGGACGAGGTCGCCCACTACTTCCGCCTCATGGAGCTCAAGCTCGGGCGCCGCTACCAGCGCGGGGACACCCCGAAGTCCGGCCCCACCGGCGAGCGGATCTCGGTGAACCTGTCAGCCGTACGCCCGATGCGGCCCAACCCGCGGCTGTCCGACCACGCCCCCGGCAGCGCCGTCCGCACGGCGCAGGAGGAGTTCAACCGCACCTACTGCACCCTGCTGAACCAGCTGGAGCAGGCCTTCGACGGCGACCCGAAGCTGCTCGGCGCCGCCGTCGGCACCATGTACGCGCTCAAGGGCCAGGCCGCCGCCCTGATGCAGCTGCCCGACGGGGACGGCACCGTGGCCGGTCCCACCTTCGACTACGTGCCGCCGGACTCACGCTCGTAA
- a CDS encoding ATP-binding protein produces MAKRESWSRLRGRQAECETLDRLVATVEGGHSSVLVVRGEAGIGKTALLEYTRAAASGCRIARAAGVESEMELAFGGLHQLCAPFLDDLRRLPQPQRQALETAFGLSTGAPPDRFLVGLAVLSLLANVADKEPLLCLVDDAQWLDLVSVQTLAFVARRLLAERVGLVFAVRPQALEPELKGLAQLQVARLSDGDSRALLDSVTPGRLDERVRDGIVAEAQGNPLALLELPRGLTPAELAGGFGLPDARPVGGRIEQSLLRQVRALPAETQRVLLVAAAEPMGDVALLTGAAELLGLEPAAAAPAEEAGLITIGTRVRFRHPLVRSVVYGSAAPHERQDAHRALAGATGPQADPDRRAWHLAGATAGPDEAVAAELERSAGRAQARGGVAAAAAFLERAAELTPDAARRGARALAAARAKHQAGGYDAARGLLDAAELTPLDEHQLAGAALLRGQIMLAARSAGTALPLLLTAARRLEPLDARLAEETYRDALDAALTIDRLPSGARLPDVARATLAAPPGPPPERHHLLLRGLAVMTTDGYAAGVPLVRQALDDFRTAELSPEEGLGWLPLASRMAFNVWDFDASTALSTRLVDLARERGALSVLPQALLQLVSNRVLAGELGHADTLIAEAREIGEATGSRFLAHYVAMVIEPWRGREAATLEAIQAVSRDADLYQGRGKPLTAGQWARAVLYNGHGRHEEAYAAAEQGAANLQELGLAIRSAMELVESAARTGRHARAADAARTLDAMARACGTDWALGASAVARAQVSEGPAADALYREAVERLGRTGVRVTYARALLLHGEWLRRENRRAEAREQLGAAYELLDRIGVEAFAGRARRELEATGETVRTRSAEPGVTLTAQEAQIARLAGDGLTNSEIGARLFISPHTVEWHLRKVFTKLGVVSRRQLRGSLPEGSLATA; encoded by the coding sequence ATGGCGAAGCGGGAATCCTGGTCGCGCCTGCGTGGCCGCCAGGCGGAGTGCGAGACGCTGGACCGGCTCGTGGCGACCGTGGAGGGTGGTCACAGCTCGGTGCTGGTGGTGCGCGGCGAGGCCGGCATCGGCAAGACGGCGCTGCTGGAGTACACGCGCGCCGCGGCCTCGGGCTGCCGGATCGCCAGGGCGGCGGGCGTGGAGTCGGAGATGGAGCTGGCCTTCGGCGGGCTGCACCAGCTCTGCGCCCCGTTCCTGGACGACCTGCGCCGCCTGCCGCAGCCGCAGCGCCAGGCGCTCGAGACGGCGTTCGGCCTGAGCACGGGAGCTCCGCCCGACCGGTTCCTGGTCGGGCTGGCGGTCCTCAGCCTGCTCGCCAACGTGGCCGACAAGGAGCCGCTGCTCTGCCTGGTCGACGACGCCCAGTGGCTGGACCTGGTCTCGGTGCAGACGCTCGCCTTCGTGGCGCGGCGCCTGCTCGCCGAGCGGGTCGGGCTGGTGTTCGCGGTGCGCCCGCAGGCGCTCGAACCGGAGCTGAAAGGGCTCGCGCAGCTCCAGGTGGCGCGGTTGAGCGATGGTGACTCCCGCGCCCTGCTCGACTCCGTGACCCCCGGCCGGCTCGACGAGCGGGTGCGGGACGGGATCGTGGCCGAGGCGCAGGGCAATCCGCTGGCCCTGCTGGAGCTGCCTCGCGGGCTGACGCCGGCCGAGCTGGCGGGCGGGTTCGGGCTGCCGGACGCGCGGCCCGTGGGCGGCCGGATCGAGCAGAGCCTGCTGCGGCAGGTCCGGGCGCTGCCCGCGGAGACGCAGCGGGTGCTGCTGGTCGCGGCGGCCGAGCCGATGGGCGACGTGGCCCTGCTGACCGGAGCCGCCGAGCTGCTGGGCCTCGAGCCGGCCGCCGCGGCGCCGGCCGAGGAGGCGGGCCTGATCACCATCGGCACCCGGGTGCGGTTCCGCCATCCCCTGGTGCGTTCGGTGGTCTACGGCTCGGCCGCCCCGCACGAGCGGCAGGACGCGCACCGGGCGCTGGCCGGCGCGACCGGCCCCCAGGCGGATCCCGACCGCCGGGCCTGGCATCTCGCCGGCGCCACCGCCGGCCCCGACGAGGCGGTGGCCGCCGAGCTCGAACGATCCGCCGGCCGGGCGCAGGCTCGCGGCGGGGTCGCGGCGGCGGCCGCGTTCCTGGAACGGGCGGCCGAGCTGACCCCCGACGCCGCCCGCCGTGGCGCCAGAGCGCTGGCCGCCGCCCGGGCCAAGCACCAGGCCGGCGGGTACGACGCCGCGCGCGGGCTCCTGGACGCGGCCGAGCTCACCCCGCTCGACGAGCACCAGCTCGCCGGGGCCGCCCTGCTGCGCGGTCAGATCATGCTCGCCGCCAGGAGCGCGGGCACCGCCCTGCCGCTGCTGCTCACGGCCGCCAGGCGGCTGGAGCCGCTGGACGCGCGGCTGGCCGAGGAGACCTACCGCGACGCGCTCGACGCGGCGCTGACCATCGACCGCCTGCCGAGCGGCGCCCGGCTGCCGGACGTCGCCAGGGCGACGCTCGCCGCGCCGCCCGGGCCGCCGCCGGAGCGCCATCACCTGCTGCTGCGCGGCCTGGCCGTGATGACCACCGACGGGTACGCGGCCGGCGTGCCGCTGGTACGCCAGGCCCTGGACGACTTCCGTACCGCGGAGCTCTCCCCGGAGGAGGGCCTGGGCTGGCTCCCGCTCGCCTCCCGCATGGCGTTCAACGTCTGGGACTTCGACGCGAGCACGGCGCTCTCCACGCGGCTGGTCGACCTGGCCCGCGAGAGAGGGGCGCTGTCGGTGCTGCCGCAGGCGCTCCTGCAACTCGTCTCGAACCGGGTGCTGGCCGGCGAGCTCGGCCACGCGGACACGCTGATCGCCGAGGCGCGCGAGATCGGCGAGGCGACGGGCAGCCGCTTCCTGGCCCACTACGTCGCGATGGTGATCGAGCCGTGGCGGGGCCGGGAGGCCGCGACGCTGGAGGCGATCCAGGCGGTCAGCCGCGACGCGGACCTCTACCAGGGGCGGGGGAAGCCGCTGACCGCCGGCCAGTGGGCCCGCGCGGTGCTCTACAACGGCCACGGCCGGCACGAGGAGGCGTACGCCGCCGCCGAGCAGGGCGCCGCGAACCTCCAGGAGCTTGGCCTGGCCATCAGGTCCGCGATGGAGCTCGTGGAGTCCGCGGCCCGCACGGGACGGCACGCCCGCGCCGCCGACGCCGCCAGGACGCTCGACGCGATGGCCAGGGCCTGCGGCACCGACTGGGCCCTCGGCGCCTCGGCCGTGGCGCGGGCCCAGGTGAGCGAGGGGCCGGCCGCCGACGCCCTGTACCGCGAGGCGGTCGAGCGCCTCGGCCGCACCGGCGTCCGGGTCACCTACGCCCGCGCCCTGCTGCTCCACGGCGAATGGCTGCGCCGCGAGAACCGCCGCGCGGAGGCGCGCGAGCAGCTGGGTGCCGCGTACGAGCTCCTCGACCGGATCGGGGTCGAGGCGTTCGCCGGACGTGCCAGGCGGGAGTTAGAGGCCACCGGCGAGACCGTGCGCACGCGGTCCGCCGAGCCGGGCGTCACGCTCACCGCCCAGGAGGCGCAGATCGCCCGCCTGGCCGGGGACGGGCTGACGAACTCCGAGATCGGCGCGCGGCTCTTCATCAGCCCGCACACCGTCGAGTGGCACCTGCGCAAGGTCTTCACCAAGCTCGGCGTCGTCTCCCGCAGGCAGCTTCGCGGCAGCCTGCCGGAGGGTTCCCTGGCCACGGCGTGA
- a CDS encoding sodium:solute symporter family protein, which produces MDNPLRIGAGLVDYVLILVYFAVVLLVGVAARRRVSSSLDFLLSGRSLPAWITGLAFISANLGAVEVIGMSANGAEYGMPTMHYYWIGAVPAMLFLGVVMMPFYYGSKVRSVPEFMRRRFGPGAHLVNAITFALAQVLIAGINLFLLATVVNGLLGWPLWVALILAAVIVLSYITLGGLSAAIYNEVLQFFVIVAALLPLTLIGLHRVGGVGGLIDRIQDPGQLRSWPGTALAGFDHPVLSVIGIVFGLGFVLSFGYWTTNFVEVQRAMATSSMTAARSTPIIASFPKMFIPFIVVIPGMIAGVLVPEVMRLKAGDPAAGVTYNDSILLLIRDTLPTGLLGLALTGLLAAFMAGMAANISAFNTVFSYDLWQQYVVKGRSDGYYLKVGRWATVGATVLAIGTAFIAAGYGNLMTYLQTLFGFFNAPLFATFILGIFWKRMTATAGWVGLVSGTLGAIAVWLANETGLISLPGQGAAFVSAGVAFVTDLAVSILVSLVTAPKPAADLNGLVYSETPKAQRTDPAAARLPWYRAPAKLAGISLVLVTVLNVIFR; this is translated from the coding sequence GTGGACAACCCCTTGAGGATCGGCGCCGGGCTCGTCGACTACGTGCTGATCCTCGTCTACTTCGCCGTCGTCCTGCTGGTCGGGGTGGCCGCGCGCCGGCGGGTCTCCAGCAGTCTCGACTTCCTGCTGTCGGGGCGGTCGCTGCCGGCCTGGATCACCGGGCTGGCCTTCATCTCGGCCAACCTCGGCGCCGTCGAGGTCATCGGCATGTCGGCCAACGGCGCCGAGTACGGCATGCCGACCATGCACTACTACTGGATCGGCGCCGTCCCGGCCATGCTGTTCCTCGGTGTCGTGATGATGCCGTTCTACTACGGGTCGAAGGTGCGCAGCGTGCCGGAGTTCATGCGCCGCCGCTTCGGCCCGGGCGCGCACCTGGTCAACGCGATCACCTTCGCGCTGGCCCAGGTGCTGATCGCGGGCATCAACCTGTTCCTGCTGGCCACCGTGGTCAACGGGCTGCTCGGCTGGCCCTTGTGGGTGGCCCTGATCCTGGCCGCCGTGATCGTGCTCAGCTACATCACCCTGGGCGGGCTGTCGGCCGCCATCTACAACGAGGTGCTGCAGTTCTTCGTCATCGTCGCCGCGCTGCTGCCGCTCACCCTCATCGGGCTGCACCGCGTCGGCGGTGTCGGCGGGCTGATCGACCGGATCCAGGACCCCGGGCAGCTGCGCTCGTGGCCGGGCACCGCGCTGGCCGGCTTCGACCACCCGGTGCTGTCCGTGATCGGCATCGTGTTCGGGCTGGGCTTCGTGCTCTCCTTCGGCTACTGGACCACCAACTTCGTCGAGGTCCAGCGGGCCATGGCGACCAGCTCGATGACGGCCGCGCGCAGCACGCCGATCATCGCCTCGTTCCCGAAGATGTTCATCCCGTTCATCGTGGTCATCCCCGGCATGATCGCCGGGGTGCTGGTGCCGGAGGTGATGCGGCTGAAGGCCGGCGATCCGGCCGCCGGGGTCACCTACAACGACTCGATCCTGCTGCTGATCCGCGACACGCTGCCCACCGGGCTGCTCGGCCTGGCCCTGACGGGCCTGCTGGCGGCGTTCATGGCGGGCATGGCGGCCAACATCTCCGCCTTCAACACCGTCTTCAGCTACGACCTGTGGCAGCAGTACGTGGTCAAGGGCCGCTCCGACGGCTACTACCTGAAGGTCGGCCGGTGGGCCACGGTCGGCGCGACGGTGCTGGCCATCGGCACCGCGTTCATCGCCGCCGGCTACGGCAACCTGATGACCTACCTGCAGACCTTGTTCGGCTTCTTCAACGCGCCGCTGTTCGCCACGTTCATCCTGGGCATCTTCTGGAAGCGCATGACCGCGACCGCCGGCTGGGTGGGGCTGGTGTCCGGCACGCTGGGCGCGATCGCCGTCTGGCTGGCCAACGAGACCGGCCTGATCTCGCTGCCCGGGCAGGGCGCGGCCTTCGTCTCGGCGGGCGTGGCGTTCGTCACCGACCTCGCGGTCAGCATCCTGGTCAGCCTGGTCACCGCGCCGAAACCGGCGGCGGACCTGAACGGCCTCGTCTACTCCGAGACGCCCAAGGCGCAGCGCACCGACCCGGCCGCCGCCCGGCTGCCCTGGTACCGGGCGCCGGCCAAGCTGGCGGGCATCTCCCTGGTGCTCGTCACCGTCCTCAACGTGATCTTCCGATGA
- a CDS encoding WhiB family transcriptional regulator produces MTVQRLDEPRSPLRWTARAACQDADPGLFFPIVWDDQAGQRAEQARSICRACPVQAICLDWALRTGEPDGMWGGTTPEERRRIRTRQAQATA; encoded by the coding sequence ATGACCGTTCAGCGGCTTGACGAGCCCCGTTCGCCCCTGCGCTGGACCGCCCGCGCCGCCTGCCAGGACGCGGACCCCGGCCTGTTCTTCCCGATCGTCTGGGACGACCAGGCCGGTCAGCGCGCCGAGCAGGCGCGGAGCATCTGCCGGGCCTGCCCCGTGCAGGCCATCTGCCTGGACTGGGCGCTGCGCACCGGCGAGCCGGACGGCATGTGGGGCGGCACCACTCCGGAGGAGCGCCGCCGGATCCGGACCCGCCAGGCGCAGGCCACGGCCTGA
- a CDS encoding alpha/beta hydrolase → MSDHVLEQAAQEFAEAAAKPPFVYELGTEGARKLLDGVQSGQVDKPDVDEKWITVPAGVGDVRVRIVKPAGSTGVLPAVLYVHGGGWVLGNAGTHDRLVRELAAGTGAALVFVEYDRSPEARYPVAIEQAYATAQWIVKEGATEGLDATRLAVAGDSVGGNMTAALTIMAKQRGDVRFVHQSLYYPVTDAGQDTGSYREFADGPHLTAKGMAWFWDAYTTDPAQRAEITASPLRATLEDLAGLPPAFVIVDENDVLRDEGEAYARKLTQAGVPTTSIRYNGTLHDFMMLNPVRDTQAARAATAQAIEVLKAALSAGSAGS, encoded by the coding sequence ATGAGCGACCACGTTCTCGAGCAGGCGGCGCAGGAGTTCGCGGAGGCGGCGGCCAAGCCCCCGTTCGTGTACGAGCTCGGCACGGAAGGCGCCCGCAAGCTGCTGGACGGCGTGCAGTCCGGGCAGGTGGACAAGCCCGACGTGGACGAGAAGTGGATCACCGTGCCGGCCGGGGTCGGTGACGTGCGGGTCCGGATCGTCAAGCCCGCCGGGTCCACGGGTGTACTGCCGGCGGTGCTGTACGTGCACGGGGGCGGCTGGGTGCTGGGCAACGCGGGCACCCACGACCGGCTGGTGCGCGAGCTGGCCGCCGGGACGGGCGCGGCGCTGGTGTTCGTCGAGTACGACCGCTCGCCCGAGGCGCGCTACCCGGTGGCGATCGAGCAGGCGTACGCGACCGCCCAGTGGATCGTCAAGGAGGGCGCGACGGAGGGCCTGGACGCCACCAGGCTGGCCGTGGCGGGCGACTCCGTCGGCGGGAACATGACCGCCGCACTGACGATCATGGCCAAGCAGCGGGGCGACGTGCGGTTCGTGCACCAGTCGCTGTACTACCCGGTCACCGACGCCGGCCAGGACACCGGCAGCTACCGCGAGTTCGCCGACGGCCCCCACCTGACCGCCAAGGGCATGGCCTGGTTCTGGGACGCCTACACCACCGACCCCGCCCAGCGCGCCGAGATCACCGCCTCCCCGCTGCGCGCCACGCTGGAGGACCTGGCGGGGCTGCCGCCCGCGTTCGTCATCGTCGACGAGAACGACGTGCTGCGCGACGAGGGCGAGGCCTACGCCCGCAAGCTCACCCAGGCCGGCGTGCCGACCACCAGCATCCGCTACAACGGCACGCTGCACGACTTCATGATGCTCAACCCCGTGCGCGACACCCAGGCCGCGCGCGCCGCCACCGCCCAGGCCATCGAGGTGCTCAAGGCCGCGCTGAGCGCCGGCAGCGCGGGGAGCTGA
- a CDS encoding alpha/beta fold hydrolase has translation MPAILIHGVPDTHRVWAGVRRHLERTDVEAWDLPGFGAPRPDGFGSTKEEYADWLIDRLEQVGEPVDLVGHDWGCILTARVASLRPDLVRTWAGGNGPISARYAWHPLARIWQDPVTGDRFMAELTPDGFAADLVNGFEVPAGLAEEMVRHVDAPMKDSILRLYRSALRMGAEWEPELAKVTAPSLVIWGSRDPACPVAFADELGRAIRAERVIKFVDCNHWPLLQRPQQVAIALEEHWRHPALRGGDHDRSAA, from the coding sequence GTGCCCGCGATCCTCATCCACGGCGTCCCCGACACCCACCGCGTCTGGGCGGGCGTGCGCCGGCACCTGGAGCGTACGGACGTGGAGGCGTGGGACCTGCCGGGGTTCGGCGCCCCCCGCCCGGACGGCTTCGGCAGCACCAAGGAGGAGTACGCCGACTGGCTGATCGACCGCCTGGAGCAGGTCGGCGAGCCGGTCGACCTGGTCGGCCACGACTGGGGCTGCATCCTCACCGCCCGGGTCGCGTCCCTGCGCCCCGACCTCGTACGCACCTGGGCGGGCGGCAACGGCCCGATCAGCGCCCGCTACGCCTGGCACCCGCTGGCCAGGATCTGGCAGGACCCGGTCACGGGTGACCGGTTCATGGCCGAGCTGACGCCGGACGGCTTCGCGGCCGACCTCGTCAACGGGTTCGAGGTCCCCGCCGGCCTGGCCGAGGAGATGGTGCGGCACGTGGACGCGCCGATGAAGGACAGCATCCTCCGGCTCTACCGCTCCGCGCTGCGCATGGGCGCCGAATGGGAGCCCGAGCTGGCGAAGGTGACCGCGCCCAGCCTCGTGATCTGGGGCTCGCGCGATCCCGCCTGCCCGGTCGCGTTCGCCGACGAGCTGGGCCGGGCGATCAGGGCGGAACGCGTGATCAAGTTCGTCGACTGCAACCACTGGCCGCTGCTGCAGCGGCCGCAGCAGGTGGCGATCGCCCTGGAGGAGCACTGGCGGCACCCGGCATTACGAGGCGGAGACCATGACCGTTCAGCGGCTTGA
- a CDS encoding alpha/beta fold hydrolase, giving the protein MTEQPVVVLVHGAFAESASWNRVITRLHRHGLEAVAVANPLRDVEGDAAYVRDVIAGLGRPVVLVGHSYGGMVITQAAAGDPAVRALVYVAAFAPEPGESAFLLSAKFEGSTLGEALVAYPVASGGNEFRIDPAKFHHQFCADVDAGEAALMAATQRPVTERALRDEPTVAEPAWRGIPSWFVHGERDLNIPAAALRFMAERAGSRGTREVAGASHALAASEPDAVTETIIEAVRTTDG; this is encoded by the coding sequence ATGACCGAACAGCCCGTCGTCGTGCTGGTGCACGGCGCCTTCGCCGAATCGGCCTCCTGGAACCGGGTCATCACGCGCCTGCACCGTCACGGGCTGGAGGCGGTCGCGGTGGCCAACCCGCTGCGCGACGTCGAGGGTGACGCCGCGTACGTGCGCGACGTGATCGCCGGCCTCGGCCGCCCGGTCGTCCTGGTCGGCCACTCCTACGGCGGCATGGTCATCACCCAGGCGGCGGCCGGCGACCCGGCCGTGCGGGCCCTGGTCTACGTCGCCGCCTTCGCCCCGGAGCCGGGCGAGAGCGCCTTCCTGCTGTCGGCCAAGTTCGAGGGCAGCACGCTGGGGGAGGCGCTGGTCGCGTACCCGGTGGCGTCCGGCGGCAACGAGTTCCGCATCGACCCCGCCAAGTTCCACCACCAGTTCTGCGCCGACGTGGACGCCGGCGAGGCCGCGCTGATGGCCGCGACCCAGCGGCCGGTCACCGAGCGGGCGCTGCGGGACGAGCCGACGGTGGCCGAACCCGCCTGGCGCGGCATCCCGTCGTGGTTCGTGCACGGCGAGCGCGACCTGAACATCCCGGCGGCGGCACTGCGCTTCATGGCCGAGCGGGCCGGCTCGCGCGGCACCCGGGAGGTCGCCGGCGCCTCCCACGCGCTCGCCGCCTCCGAGCCCGACGCCGTGACGGAGACCATCATCGAGGCCGTCCGCACCACCGACGGCTGA
- a CDS encoding sigma-70 family RNA polymerase sigma factor — MNLLESRRDHGEPIDDRPAAGWDGAAATFASAAPRLYAIGLRVLQDVGEAEDVVQETWLRWSRANRSSVVSPAAFLALTTTRLAINVTQSARKRRETSAGPWLPETPDHSVSPETAAERHEAVDSAIRLLLERLTPAERAVYLLRIAFDYPYRQIGEVLSLTEDHTRQLLRRARQHLAAGRVHPVSTAAHQRLVRTFLAAAQTGGLADLEALLAADLAR; from the coding sequence ATGAACCTCCTGGAATCGCGCAGAGACCACGGCGAGCCGATCGACGACCGGCCGGCGGCCGGATGGGACGGGGCCGCCGCGACGTTCGCCAGCGCCGCGCCCCGGCTCTACGCGATCGGCCTGCGCGTCCTGCAGGACGTGGGCGAGGCCGAGGACGTGGTGCAGGAGACCTGGCTGCGCTGGTCCCGCGCCAACCGCTCGAGCGTCGTCAGCCCTGCCGCGTTCCTGGCGCTGACGACCACGAGACTGGCCATCAACGTCACCCAGTCGGCCCGCAAGCGCCGCGAGACCTCGGCCGGCCCCTGGCTTCCCGAGACGCCGGACCACTCGGTCAGCCCCGAGACCGCGGCCGAGCGGCACGAGGCGGTCGACAGCGCGATCAGGCTGCTGCTGGAGCGGCTGACCCCCGCCGAACGAGCGGTCTACCTCCTGCGGATCGCCTTCGACTACCCCTACCGCCAGATCGGCGAGGTCCTGAGCCTGACCGAGGACCACACGCGGCAGCTCCTGCGCCGCGCCCGCCAGCACCTGGCGGCCGGGCGCGTCCACCCGGTGAGCACGGCCGCGCACCAGCGCCTCGTACGGACGTTCCTGGCCGCCGCCCAGACCGGCGGCCTCGCCGACCTGGAAGCGCTGCTGGCCGCCGACCTCGCCCGTTAG